One genomic region from Kineobactrum salinum encodes:
- a CDS encoding RipA family octameric membrane protein yields MGARHTTMDDQAIKLEIYKSYAGSVYSFEDRAQVTSRLFVTLNLAVTSAIAYGFSNESLTMSKAAFAGLVVCAVLFCIVWWLILASITRHTTAKHEVLQEMENIFPLKPYTDEWHQKLNSGRGYLKTTTLHELFPLVFIASYTFLVVIHLTNA; encoded by the coding sequence ATGGGCGCTAGGCACACTACTATGGATGATCAGGCTATAAAGTTGGAGATATACAAGAGCTATGCTGGCTCAGTTTATTCATTTGAAGATCGAGCGCAGGTAACAAGCCGGTTGTTCGTAACACTGAATCTAGCTGTCACTTCTGCGATAGCCTACGGATTCTCGAATGAGTCCCTGACAATGTCGAAAGCGGCTTTCGCGGGTCTAGTGGTTTGCGCCGTTCTATTTTGTATTGTTTGGTGGCTAATACTTGCCTCCATTACTCGGCATACGACTGCCAAGCATGAGGTATTACAAGAGATGGAGAACATTTTTCCCCTGAAGCCGTATACCGATGAATGGCACCAAAAATTGAATTCAGGGCGGGGTTATCTTAAGACAACAACTCTTCACGAGCTGTTCCCTTTGGTTTTTATTGCATCTTATACGTTCCTGGTTGTTATTCATCTTACAAATGCCTAA
- a CDS encoding zinc-binding metallopeptidase family protein, whose protein sequence is MKRQQCACGSQVFFESRECLHCGARLGFDPQGLSMRALRERGEGLFATDDGSEYRLCDNGVNWGVCNWLRPADSDHPLCFGCQFNRTIPNLSLSDNIHRWRVLEQGKKRLFYTLLSLGLPLVDGWRDPQNGLLLDFIEDGRSRDEFAETFASTGFLGGIITINILEADEVARTRVREEMNESYRTVLGHLRHESGHYYWARLNADQALRADFATLFGDETMDYGAALQRHYREGPSPQWRNYYISAYASAHPAEDWAETWGHYLHIHDALETAAAYGMTEHDPANMDIAARISLWRSLSVTLNELNRSVGGGDAYPFFINSWVEAKLGFAEKVIRRLQTLR, encoded by the coding sequence ATGAAACGCCAGCAGTGTGCCTGTGGCAGCCAGGTATTCTTCGAAAGCCGGGAGTGCCTGCACTGTGGCGCCCGCCTGGGCTTTGATCCGCAGGGCCTGTCCATGCGGGCGCTGCGCGAACGGGGCGAAGGCCTCTTCGCTACCGATGACGGCAGCGAATACCGGCTCTGTGACAATGGCGTCAATTGGGGTGTGTGCAACTGGCTGCGGCCGGCAGACAGCGATCATCCGCTGTGTTTCGGTTGCCAGTTCAACCGCACCATTCCCAACCTGTCCCTGTCGGACAATATCCACCGCTGGCGGGTGTTGGAGCAGGGCAAGAAGCGGCTGTTCTATACCCTGTTGTCACTCGGGCTGCCGCTGGTCGACGGTTGGCGCGACCCGCAAAATGGGCTGTTGCTGGATTTTATAGAGGATGGCCGCAGCCGGGATGAATTCGCGGAAACCTTTGCCAGCACCGGCTTTCTGGGCGGCATCATTACCATCAATATCCTGGAGGCGGACGAGGTGGCCAGGACCAGGGTACGCGAGGAAATGAACGAGAGCTACCGCACCGTGCTGGGTCATCTGCGCCATGAGTCAGGCCATTATTACTGGGCGCGGCTGAATGCTGACCAGGCCCTGCGGGCGGATTTTGCCACCCTGTTCGGGGATGAAACCATGGATTATGGGGCTGCCCTGCAGCGCCATTACCGGGAGGGCCCGTCGCCGCAATGGCGCAACTATTACATCAGTGCCTATGCCAGCGCTCATCCTGCCGAGGACTGGGCCGAGACCTGGGGGCACTACCTGCACATCCACGATGCGCTGGAAACCGCAGCGGCCTACGGCATGACCGAGCATGATCCCGCAAATATGGATATCGCGGCCCGCATCAGTCTGTGGCGCAGCCTGAGTGTCACCCTGAATGAGCTCAATCGCAGTGTAGGCGGTGGCGACGCCTATCCTTTCTTCATCAACAGCTGGGTCGAGGCCAAGCTGGGTTTTGCCGAGAAGGTTATTCGGCGTCTGCAAACACTTCGTTGA
- a CDS encoding CPBP family intramembrane glutamic endopeptidase, whose translation MHKMQSNSSDGARLPWWLILIGLATAYSPMFLNRVAISLGATWDWLYGPPSVLVWNWLVMVLLGVFIIFFERRSFKSIGLVKPSGKDIQWSIIFWGISVAVSGFVHEWIPLPPSPGLDIILALSIPVLMLIILTTSITEEVFYRGYAIERLKELTGSMPVAVAISLSLFLLPHILFFGPHWLLTQGLSVALLYVLYVWRRNLFSCIVMHLLGNLMILFPAFGLD comes from the coding sequence ATGCACAAAATGCAATCAAACAGTTCCGATGGAGCTCGACTCCCCTGGTGGTTGATCCTGATTGGCTTGGCTACTGCTTATAGCCCGATGTTTCTCAATCGAGTGGCTATCTCACTTGGGGCTACGTGGGATTGGCTTTATGGTCCACCATCAGTCCTGGTCTGGAACTGGCTGGTTATGGTCCTGCTTGGTGTATTCATTATCTTTTTCGAACGCAGATCATTCAAGTCAATCGGATTGGTGAAGCCCAGCGGTAAAGACATTCAATGGTCGATCATCTTCTGGGGCATATCCGTCGCTGTTTCAGGGTTTGTTCATGAATGGATCCCGCTACCGCCGTCTCCCGGTCTCGATATAATTCTCGCGCTTTCGATTCCGGTGCTGATGCTTATAATTCTTACGACCTCAATCACTGAGGAAGTATTTTATCGGGGATATGCAATCGAGAGGCTGAAGGAGCTAACTGGCAGCATGCCTGTTGCTGTGGCGATCAGCCTGTCCCTGTTTCTTCTTCCGCACATTCTGTTCTTTGGACCTCACTGGTTGCTTACGCAAGGGTTGAGTGTTGCTCTTCTTTACGTTCTATATGTCTGGAGGCGAAATCTATTTTCTTGCATCGTCATGCATCTGCTAGGAAACTTGATGATTCTGTTTCCTGCTTTTGGCTTGGATTGA
- a CDS encoding BrnA antitoxin family protein, which yields MTKLKKIPDFKSEQDEREFWETHDSSEYLDLSKAKRAILPNLKPSTKTISLRLPEGLLDSIKVEANKRDMPYQSLIKAWLAKEVQENRR from the coding sequence ATGACAAAGCTTAAGAAAATTCCGGACTTTAAATCAGAGCAGGACGAGCGCGAGTTCTGGGAAACCCATGATTCAAGTGAATACCTGGATCTGAGTAAGGCTAAACGCGCAATCCTGCCAAACCTGAAGCCTTCAACAAAGACCATTTCATTGAGGCTGCCCGAAGGCCTGCTTGACAGCATTAAAGTTGAAGCCAACAAAAGGGACATGCCATACCAGTCTCTCATCAAAGCCTGGCTTGCCAAGGAAGTTCAAGAAAACCGCCGGTGA
- a CDS encoding DUF6653 family protein, protein MGVIFLGVRMDILKLAEKSMSMDDEVWMRHSNPWSVYTRFTALPIISIAFWSRDWIGIYSIAPISLAMFWVWLNPRLFNVPRKTNSWASMATFGERIYLNRESTDIPNHHRVFCRALQSLSAIGLPIFIYGLYALDFWILVLGNFWIMVFKVWFVDRMVWLYSDMKDSNPTYQLWYKT, encoded by the coding sequence ATGGGCGTTATTTTTCTAGGGGTGCGCATGGATATTCTTAAACTCGCCGAAAAATCCATGTCAATGGATGACGAAGTATGGATGAGGCATTCCAATCCATGGAGCGTATACACAAGGTTTACTGCTTTACCGATAATTTCCATTGCATTTTGGTCGAGAGATTGGATTGGAATTTATTCCATAGCTCCAATATCTCTAGCCATGTTTTGGGTTTGGCTAAACCCCCGCCTATTTAATGTACCAAGAAAAACAAATAGCTGGGCCTCAATGGCCACCTTTGGAGAACGAATCTACCTAAACCGCGAAAGTACAGATATCCCCAATCACCATCGAGTATTCTGCCGAGCCTTACAGTCCTTATCAGCTATTGGCCTTCCAATCTTCATTTATGGACTGTATGCGTTAGACTTCTGGATTCTGGTCCTTGGTAATTTTTGGATAATGGTTTTTAAGGTATGGTTTGTAGATCGTATGGTGTGGTTATACTCCGATATGAAAGATTCTAATCCCACCTATCAATTGTGGTATAAAACATAA
- a CDS encoding GNAT family acetyltransferase, translating into MNIRPYQDADRLAVIALWEDTGLAVPQNDPGKDIDRKMEVDPDLFLVGESDGEVVATVMAGYEGHRGWINYLAVRSSHQRNGYGRLLMEAAEHLLGKKGCPKINLQVRNTNTEAIKFYSAIGYGDDEVIGLGKRLVHD; encoded by the coding sequence ATGAACATACGACCTTATCAAGACGCAGACCGATTGGCAGTGATCGCACTATGGGAGGACACTGGTCTAGCAGTGCCCCAGAATGATCCTGGAAAGGATATTGACCGGAAAATGGAGGTCGATCCTGATTTGTTTCTGGTTGGCGAAAGTGACGGCGAGGTCGTCGCCACAGTAATGGCAGGCTACGAAGGCCACCGTGGCTGGATAAACTATCTGGCTGTCAGGTCGAGCCACCAAAGGAACGGCTACGGCCGCCTTTTGATGGAGGCAGCAGAACACCTGTTGGGTAAAAAGGGATGTCCAAAAATTAACCTCCAAGTCCGGAACACTAACACCGAAGCAATTAAATTCTACTCAGCCATTGGTTACGGAGATGACGAGGTTATAGGCTTGGGTAAACGCTTGGTTCATGATTAG
- a CDS encoding ester cyclase: MSTSSIDLSDRLRAERQAVETFYRAFSDKNPDLVDEVLAPTWDDIPLAPGQGAGPEGIKPIIRSVMQAFPDVQITVHDMIQEPGRIGVRAEISGTHQGEIFGIAPTGNEVSFRLHEFHTLHERRITTTWHMEDWFGLFLQLGQFPKQH; the protein is encoded by the coding sequence ATGAGCACATCCAGCATTGATCTTTCTGATCGCCTACGCGCTGAACGCCAAGCAGTGGAAACATTCTACCGGGCGTTCAGCGACAAGAACCCGGATCTTGTCGATGAGGTCCTCGCGCCCACGTGGGACGACATTCCGCTGGCACCCGGACAAGGTGCCGGACCGGAGGGAATCAAGCCCATCATTCGCAGCGTCATGCAAGCATTTCCCGACGTTCAGATCACCGTCCACGACATGATCCAGGAGCCCGGCAGGATCGGCGTTCGCGCCGAGATCAGTGGCACCCATCAGGGCGAAATTTTCGGCATCGCTCCCACCGGAAATGAGGTGAGCTTCCGTCTCCACGAGTTCCACACACTCCATGAAAGGCGCATCACCACGACATGGCATATGGAGGACTGGTTCGGTCTTTTCCTCCAGCTCGGCCAGTTTCCGAAGCAACACTAA
- a CDS encoding LysR family transcriptional regulator produces the protein MNFHGIDLNLLVAFHALINERSVTRAATQVGVSQPAMSAALSRLRKLFGDPLFLRSAEGLRPTPVAMDLAAPISQALEKIESAFVKKPEFVPGTASLTFKLGLSDYPAFVLLPSLLQSLEKKAPDVSLNVHAFNDRDHAVDLLDAGIIDAAIGVPPTHADGRILTRPVLRDEFVTIVAADHPAARRGMNMKTYLELRHILVSPEGQLYGIVDQTLAQLRKKRNLALTLSQMFAVPDIVARTSMTATVMKRVALSSPAGNRLVLFPPPVTLPEIVFDLIWHRRSDSHPAQDWFRGFIAEHAASL, from the coding sequence ATGAATTTTCATGGCATCGATTTGAACCTCCTCGTGGCCTTCCACGCCCTGATCAACGAGCGGAGCGTGACTCGCGCGGCTACTCAGGTAGGCGTAAGCCAACCAGCCATGAGTGCGGCGCTTTCAAGGTTGCGTAAACTCTTCGGCGACCCGCTGTTTTTGCGTAGCGCTGAAGGCCTGAGGCCCACGCCGGTCGCGATGGATTTGGCTGCGCCAATCTCGCAAGCCCTCGAGAAAATCGAATCGGCATTCGTGAAGAAGCCCGAGTTCGTGCCTGGGACGGCATCGTTAACGTTCAAACTGGGGCTGTCGGACTACCCGGCCTTTGTGCTACTGCCTTCGCTACTGCAATCGCTTGAAAAAAAGGCGCCTGACGTATCGTTGAACGTGCATGCGTTCAACGACCGAGATCATGCAGTCGATCTACTGGATGCTGGCATAATCGACGCAGCCATCGGCGTTCCGCCCACGCATGCCGATGGCCGGATACTGACCCGTCCTGTGCTTCGAGATGAATTCGTCACGATCGTCGCCGCTGACCACCCGGCAGCCAGGCGTGGCATGAACATGAAAACCTACCTGGAGCTACGACATATCCTTGTGTCTCCAGAAGGCCAACTGTATGGGATCGTGGATCAGACGCTTGCGCAGCTGCGCAAGAAGCGCAATCTCGCGCTAACGCTTTCGCAAATGTTCGCCGTACCTGATATCGTCGCGCGAACGAGCATGACGGCCACGGTTATGAAGCGGGTCGCACTTAGTTCACCTGCTGGCAACCGGTTGGTACTGTTTCCCCCTCCGGTCACACTGCCTGAGATCGTATTCGATCTTATCTGGCACCGACGCAGTGACTCTCATCCTGCCCAGGATTGGTTCAGGGGATTTATCGCAGAGCACGCTGCATCATTGTGA
- a CDS encoding calcium/sodium antiporter — MLNLLFVVIGVLLLTSGGEALIRGSLAAANRLGISPLLSGLLIVGFGTSAPELVVSIEAALSERPDIAIGNVVGSNIGNILLILGLCALITPLAVKPLVLRRDGVTVVAASILFLILVGGDALVRSDAAIFLLALAAYLIWAYRTERSGEAPSAGLHIAEGEEVTSLPKTTLWIVMAVVLGLVLLIAGSQVLLKGAVGIAELFGVSEAVIGLTLVAVGTSLPELSISVIAAFRRHADVAIGNILGSNIFNLLGILGISALLQPLPVHERILQFDQWVMLGTSLILLLFLYTGSRLSRLEGGLLLLGYGVYVSLSFTVFGT; from the coding sequence ATGTTGAACCTGCTGTTCGTCGTTATAGGGGTGTTGCTTCTGACTAGTGGCGGTGAAGCACTTATCAGAGGATCTTTGGCAGCTGCAAATCGACTGGGCATTTCTCCTCTGCTCAGCGGCTTGTTAATTGTCGGTTTCGGTACGTCTGCGCCAGAGCTGGTGGTCTCAATTGAGGCTGCTCTTAGTGAGCGGCCCGACATCGCAATCGGTAATGTTGTGGGGAGTAATATCGGCAACATTCTGCTGATTCTAGGCTTATGTGCACTGATAACGCCTCTTGCTGTCAAACCGCTCGTATTGCGGCGGGATGGTGTTACCGTTGTCGCGGCTAGCATTTTGTTTCTTATTCTCGTCGGTGGGGATGCCTTGGTAAGGTCTGACGCTGCCATATTCCTTTTGGCGCTCGCCGCTTATCTGATCTGGGCTTATCGGACCGAGCGCTCTGGAGAAGCGCCTTCCGCGGGGTTGCACATAGCTGAAGGGGAGGAAGTTACTTCTCTGCCAAAAACAACGCTATGGATAGTCATGGCGGTTGTGTTGGGTTTGGTTCTTTTGATCGCCGGTTCGCAAGTACTGTTAAAGGGGGCCGTGGGAATAGCCGAGTTGTTTGGTGTCTCAGAAGCTGTGATAGGTTTGACACTTGTGGCGGTTGGCACGTCTCTGCCTGAGCTTTCGATATCAGTAATCGCAGCGTTCCGCCGACATGCCGATGTTGCTATTGGGAATATTCTAGGCAGCAATATTTTTAATCTCCTGGGAATACTCGGAATTTCCGCGTTGTTACAGCCGCTTCCAGTCCATGAGCGGATTCTGCAGTTTGATCAATGGGTCATGTTGGGAACGTCGCTGATTCTGCTCCTCTTTCTATATACGGGCAGTCGGCTTAGCAGACTCGAAGGAGGATTGCTCCTGCTGGGCTACGGTGTATATGTAAGTCTGAGTTTCACGGTATTCGGTACATAA
- a CDS encoding SDR family NAD(P)-dependent oxidoreductase has translation MTQNKQVVLVTGAGSGIGRAIALSLSRAGYQVYASMRDLRQRNRERVDALRLLARQENLLLDTIELDVLSEVGCQAAVNQVLAEQGRLDVVVNNAGMLMVGLTEAFSVEQVSHCAWPG, from the coding sequence ATGACACAAAACAAGCAAGTGGTGCTGGTGACTGGAGCGGGGTCCGGCATCGGTCGGGCGATCGCCCTATCGCTATCGCGCGCCGGGTATCAGGTTTACGCCAGCATGCGTGATCTCCGGCAGAGGAATCGCGAGCGCGTTGACGCTCTAAGGCTTCTTGCTCGACAGGAAAACCTCTTACTGGACACCATTGAGCTGGATGTTCTGTCCGAGGTCGGGTGCCAGGCTGCTGTCAATCAGGTTCTCGCCGAGCAGGGGCGTCTGGACGTGGTGGTGAACAACGCTGGGATGCTGATGGTCGGTCTCACGGAAGCCTTCTCCGTCGAGCAGGTTTCACACTGTGCTTGGCCTGGTTAG
- a CDS encoding NADP-dependent oxidoreductase: MKSALLKAFGGAEVIAVGEVNLRNLQPNEAVVSVEVAGANPLDLKIIAGYMQQVIPVEFPYVPGTDFSGVVDTVGADVTHLSPGDRVFGRTAPDAGGAFGRSLVIAATDLCVIPSEMSFEQAAALPTAFGTARQALFDAGNLRQGQRVLIHAGAGGVGSMAIQQAHHAGAHVVATASARNVELVKSLGADEVIDYRTEDFTRVRNIDLVLDTIGGETLEKSWSVLGAGGRIASLVEVGIKPMHGQMGEFVFFASATPFLSEAIRQFQAGHLQVITDSIFSLDDVRSALEKLATGHACGKVLVRLSN; this comes from the coding sequence ATGAAATCAGCACTTCTCAAAGCCTTCGGCGGTGCCGAGGTGATTGCGGTCGGCGAAGTCAACCTGCGCAACTTACAGCCTAACGAAGCTGTTGTCAGTGTCGAGGTGGCGGGCGCGAACCCCCTGGATCTGAAGATAATCGCCGGCTACATGCAGCAGGTTATTCCAGTCGAGTTTCCGTATGTGCCGGGCACCGACTTTAGTGGCGTTGTCGATACGGTCGGAGCGGACGTGACGCACCTGAGCCCGGGCGATCGCGTATTTGGACGTACTGCGCCGGATGCAGGTGGCGCCTTCGGCAGAAGCCTGGTGATCGCAGCAACGGACCTCTGCGTGATCCCCTCGGAGATGAGTTTCGAGCAGGCGGCGGCCCTGCCGACAGCCTTCGGCACAGCAAGGCAAGCTCTCTTCGACGCGGGTAATCTTCGACAGGGACAACGGGTCTTGATCCATGCCGGGGCGGGAGGGGTCGGCAGCATGGCCATTCAGCAGGCTCACCATGCGGGTGCCCATGTTGTTGCTACGGCGTCGGCCAGGAACGTCGAGCTAGTGAAGAGTTTGGGCGCGGATGAGGTCATCGACTACCGTACTGAAGATTTTACTCGAGTGCGCAACATCGACCTCGTACTCGACACGATCGGCGGTGAAACACTGGAGAAGTCATGGTCGGTACTTGGTGCAGGCGGTCGCATCGCAAGCCTCGTGGAGGTCGGTATCAAGCCAATGCATGGGCAGATGGGTGAATTTGTGTTCTTCGCAAGTGCGACGCCTTTTCTGTCTGAAGCCATACGGCAGTTTCAAGCCGGACACCTTCAGGTCATCACCGACTCGATCTTTTCACTGGACGATGTGCGCTCAGCGCTGGAGAAGTTGGCCACTGGGCATGCGTGCGGCAAAGTCCTTGTGCGCTTGAGTAACTGA
- a CDS encoding IS110 family RNA-guided transposase, with protein sequence MEAISESYFKAFVGLDWADKKHDACIQRAGFSEREFACIPHRVDKIEEWALSLYQRFGGPVAIIVELTRGPVVYALQKYDFIEIVPVNPSTLARYRKLLHPSGAKDDPSDAELALDLVLKHPERFQTLKAQGPQLRELQLLVEHRRQLVADKVRLTNRLNAALKQYYPQCLDWFQRLDTVLFCSFLQRWPSLEKVQSADTKTLKKFFQEHRANRKEVQEQRLRGIRSARPLTVDKPLISAYARKVQVLAEQLEVSLRAIKQYDTEIESLAVGHPDYELFENLPGAGAALAPRLLVAFGEQRDRFQSADEIQMYVGVAPVTERSGQKKWVHWRTQCPRFLRQTFIEWASHSICYSYWAEVYYRQQREKGKGHQAAVRSLAYKWIRVLYRCWQSNTAYDESRYLKALNRRGSTLISGVAQNT encoded by the coding sequence ATGGAAGCTATATCCGAAAGCTATTTCAAGGCATTTGTTGGATTGGACTGGGCCGATAAAAAGCACGATGCCTGTATTCAGAGAGCAGGTTTTTCAGAGCGCGAATTCGCATGCATTCCCCACCGGGTAGACAAGATTGAAGAGTGGGCCTTGTCGTTGTACCAGCGTTTTGGCGGCCCTGTCGCGATCATTGTCGAACTTACCCGCGGGCCAGTAGTGTACGCACTACAGAAATACGATTTCATCGAAATCGTCCCGGTCAACCCCAGCACACTCGCTCGTTACCGTAAATTGTTACATCCCAGTGGAGCCAAAGACGATCCTTCTGACGCAGAGCTCGCCCTCGACCTGGTGTTGAAACATCCCGAGCGCTTCCAGACACTCAAAGCCCAAGGCCCCCAGCTGAGAGAACTTCAACTGCTGGTAGAACACCGGCGGCAGTTGGTGGCGGATAAAGTGCGACTCACCAACCGATTGAATGCCGCACTAAAGCAGTACTATCCCCAGTGCCTGGACTGGTTCCAGCGACTTGATACTGTTTTATTCTGCAGCTTTCTCCAACGCTGGCCTAGCCTGGAAAAAGTGCAGAGTGCCGATACCAAAACGCTGAAAAAGTTCTTCCAAGAGCATCGCGCTAACCGAAAGGAAGTACAAGAACAGCGTCTGAGGGGCATCAGAAGCGCCCGCCCATTGACTGTCGACAAGCCGTTGATCTCAGCCTACGCACGTAAGGTCCAGGTACTCGCTGAGCAGCTAGAAGTATCACTACGTGCCATTAAACAGTACGATACGGAGATTGAATCTCTAGCTGTTGGTCACCCGGATTATGAGTTATTTGAAAACCTGCCGGGAGCCGGGGCAGCTTTAGCCCCGCGACTATTGGTGGCTTTCGGGGAGCAGCGCGATCGCTTTCAGAGTGCGGATGAAATTCAGATGTATGTGGGAGTAGCACCTGTCACCGAGCGCAGTGGCCAGAAGAAATGGGTGCACTGGCGAACCCAGTGTCCACGCTTCCTTCGGCAGACGTTCATTGAATGGGCGAGTCATAGTATTTGTTACTCATACTGGGCAGAGGTCTACTATCGTCAGCAACGAGAGAAGGGCAAAGGGCACCAAGCAGCTGTACGCTCCCTCGCCTACAAGTGGATCCGTGTGCTCTACCGTTGCTGGCAGTCCAACACAGCTTACGACGAATCCAGATACTTGAAAGCGCTCAACCGGCGCGGCTCGACTCTGATCAGCGGAGTGGCTCAAAATACTTGA
- a CDS encoding GNAT family N-acetyltransferase — MDIQISNESPGEGKQVHQITEQAFLSAPHSDHTEQYIVDALRHAGALTVSQVARIDEEAVGHVAISPVTLSSGASGWFGLGPISVLPEYQGRGVGSKLMKSSLAALEAMGASGCVVLGDPGYYGRFGFEVVDGLVYPGVPAEYFQALSFSDKLPEGEVSYHEAFSAQG; from the coding sequence TTGGATATTCAGATTAGCAATGAAAGTCCCGGCGAAGGGAAGCAAGTACATCAGATTACAGAGCAAGCGTTCTTAAGTGCTCCCCATTCTGACCATACCGAACAGTATATTGTTGATGCTCTTCGTCACGCCGGAGCGCTAACGGTCTCCCAGGTTGCTAGGATTGATGAAGAAGCCGTTGGTCATGTCGCGATTTCGCCGGTCACGCTTTCAAGTGGTGCATCCGGTTGGTTTGGGCTTGGGCCAATATCTGTTCTTCCCGAGTATCAAGGGCGCGGTGTTGGCTCGAAGCTAATGAAAAGTTCTCTCGCCGCTCTTGAAGCAATGGGTGCATCCGGCTGCGTAGTACTTGGTGATCCTGGCTATTACGGGCGTTTCGGGTTCGAGGTTGTAGATGGGCTGGTTTATCCCGGTGTGCCTGCTGAGTATTTTCAGGCGCTGTCGTTTTCCGACAAGCTCCCGGAAGGGGAGGTGTCGTACCATGAGGCATTCTCAGCTCAAGGTTAA
- a CDS encoding alpha-E domain-containing protein yields MTMLSRVAERLYWMARYLERAEDTARLIAAYNHLIMDIPRGAELGWDVLVRILDADQDFFQHYRTGNEQNVLRFLLAEQNNLSGIPYAVRCARENVRTTRDVLPEETWEQINELYLYTQEVADKSVGRRNRQAYLEQVVNRCQLINGMLASTLPRDHAYRFLKLGHLLERSDMTTRLIDVGAGEMLARDGTHGAIDPLLWASLLQALSAFGSYRRMIGPLVEADVVVEFVFREASLPRSVAFCLRGIREELKPLSNHDAALRVLDRSRRKLGRLGAAMDSREALHQYIDDFQALLSALHQAITATWFHPDTP; encoded by the coding sequence ATGACCATGCTGTCGCGCGTTGCCGAGCGCCTGTACTGGATGGCGCGCTATCTGGAGCGGGCGGAGGATACCGCGCGCCTGATCGCGGCCTACAACCACCTGATCATGGATATTCCCCGCGGTGCCGAGCTGGGCTGGGACGTGCTGGTCAGGATTCTCGACGCCGACCAGGATTTCTTCCAGCACTACCGCACCGGCAATGAGCAGAACGTGTTGCGCTTCCTGCTGGCCGAGCAGAACAACCTCTCTGGCATCCCCTACGCGGTGCGCTGTGCCCGCGAGAATGTCCGCACCACCCGCGACGTGCTGCCCGAGGAAACCTGGGAGCAGATCAACGAGCTGTATCTGTATACCCAGGAGGTCGCCGATAAGTCGGTGGGACGACGCAACCGCCAGGCCTACCTGGAACAGGTGGTCAATCGCTGCCAGCTGATCAACGGCATGCTGGCCTCGACCCTGCCGCGGGATCATGCTTACCGCTTTCTGAAGCTGGGGCACTTGCTGGAACGCTCCGACATGACCACCCGGCTGATCGACGTGGGGGCCGGGGAGATGCTGGCCCGCGATGGCACCCATGGCGCGATAGACCCGCTGCTGTGGGCCTCCCTGCTGCAGGCGCTGTCCGCGTTCGGCTCCTACCGGCGCATGATAGGCCCCCTGGTGGAGGCCGATGTGGTGGTGGAGTTCGTGTTCCGGGAGGCCAGCCTGCCGCGGTCGGTGGCCTTCTGTCTGCGCGGTATTCGCGAGGAACTCAAGCCGCTGTCCAATCACGACGCAGCCCTGCGGGTGCTGGATCGCAGCCGGCGCAAACTGGGGCGCCTGGGTGCGGCAATGGACTCCCGGGAGGCGCTGCATCAGTATATCGATGATTTTCAGGCCCTGCTCAGTGCGCTGCATCAGGCCATCACCGCGACCTGGTTCCACCCGGACACGCCATGA
- a CDS encoding BrnT family toxin has protein sequence MLNLNKITGFDWDDGNSRKSKEKHDVSQAEAEQVFFNEPLLLLLDDKHSQKATRYHAYGKTNGDRRLHIAFTLRERDTLIRVISARNMHRKERTIYDKA, from the coding sequence ATGCTCAACTTAAACAAGATAACCGGCTTTGACTGGGACGACGGCAACTCCAGAAAAAGCAAAGAAAAACATGATGTTAGCCAAGCAGAGGCCGAGCAGGTCTTTTTTAACGAGCCGCTTCTGCTGTTGCTCGACGACAAACATAGCCAAAAGGCAACGAGATATCACGCTTACGGTAAAACCAATGGCGACAGAAGGCTACACATTGCTTTTACCCTCCGGGAACGCGACACACTGATCCGTGTAATTTCCGCCCGGAATATGCACCGGAAGGAGAGAACGATTTATGACAAAGCTTAA